The stretch of DNA TAGGGAAGGATGAACTTTTTTCTAACTTTGATTTGCTTATTCCTTCAAAAAATTCCGACTCTTGGAGTATTGTATCGGTAAAATCTCAGGTTTCGTTTAAAAAAGAGAACTTAACAGAGCTTGCATACCAAAAACTCGTAGCAGAAAAGTTTGGACTCAATATAGAAGATGTTCTTCTATACACTATAAACTCAGATTATTTCTACAGAAAAAAAATTGAAGTCCATAAGATTTTTATAAAAAATTCTCTTATAAAAAAAATAGACGGAGAATTTCAAAATGCGATTGAAATATGCAATAAGTATTTTCAAACAATTCATTCAAAAACTTTACCACAAAATTTAGAGACATGCAAGACCCCGATAGGTTGCTCGAATAAAGATATTTGCTTTCCTGATTTGAAAGATGGAAATGTATTTGATCTTAGAGAAGGAAAATCTCTCTCCAAAGAGCTTTATAAATCTGGGATCATATACTTAAAAGATATACCTTCGGAGACAGAGCTGACGCACAAGCAATTGGTTCAAGTTCAATGTGAGAGAACAGGGAAAGAGCATATTAAAATAGAAAATATTGAGCGTTTTTGTAGAGATATAACTTATCCTTTGTATTTTTTAGATTTTGAAACAATAAATCCTGCAATTCCATTGTTTAAAAAAAGCAAACCTTTTCAACACATCCCCACCCAGTTTTCTTTGCACGTTAAACTTTCAAAAGAATCTCCACTTTTACACCATTCTTTTCTCTTGAGAAATAAAAAAGATCCGAGAAAGAAAATTTTAAAACATTTAGAAAAATTAATTTCTTCTACAGGGAAAATTATTGTGTACGATGCAGTGTTTGAGAGAAGATGCCTGAATGAAAGTGTGGAATTGTACCCTGAGTTTAAAGATTGGTGGGAGAAAGTTTCAAAAAATATAATAGATATTTCGCTTCCATTTAAGTCATTTCATTATTATAATCCGATTCAAAAAGGTCATGCTTCTTTGAAGGCAGTCCTGCCGGCTCTCACCGGTTTAGATTACAATAGTTTAGTTATCCACAATGGTGGAGAGGCAAATCAGGAATTTTATAAATACCTTACGACTAAGATGAGTTGGTTAGAAAAAAAGAAACTTCGACAAAATATGGAAGAGTATTGTAAAATGGATACCTATGCGTTAGTTGAAATACTAAACTCTTTGGAGAAACTTTTGATTTGATATCTTTCTTTAGGTTTTAAAAAGAGTATCGTTGAATAGATTCTACCCCGGCGGCCATTCAAAATTTCTTCCGGCAAGAAGGTGGTAGTGCAGATGAAATACTGTTTGCCCTGCTTCTGCACCGATATTGGTTACTATTCTATATCCTTTTTTGTCGAAACCTTTCTCTTTTGCAAATTTTGCAATTCTTACAGAAAACTTTCCTATGAGTGTTTCTTCTTTTTCTGTAAAATGCCCGAAAGACTCAATGTGCTTTTTGGGAATGAACAAGATGTGATCGGGTGCAACCGGGTTTATATCTCGGAAGGCGATCATAAGCTCGTCTTCGTACAAAATAGTAGCCGTAATTTTTTTTTCTACGATTTTACAAAATATACATTCACTCATATTTGTTCTCCTTTAAAGCAAAGTGATGCAGCGCCATAGGTACTGGATAGTCCGGATCCTGTTTCTATAGTAGTGTAGTCCAAAAATACCGGAAAAACAATTTCTTTCACTCTTTCGATTAAATTTTCTCCAAACAAATCCCAAGATTTGGTAAGCCCACCGACTAAGATAATTTTTTTTGGATTCACTGAATGGATTGTATTTCGCAAAAGCTCTGCAAGTACCATTGTCCCAAAGCTTAGAATTTCTACAGCAACCGGATCTTTTTTTCTCACTAATTCAAAAAAAGCTCTAGCAGATTCTATTTCACTTCCAGTTTTTTCCTTGTATCTACTTAGAAATCCCCTTGCACTAAAATAGCTTTCTGCGCATCCTCTTTGACCGCATCCGCATAACGCACCATTGATAACTATTGTGCAATGACCGGACTCCATACCATTCCCTTTGTATCCATTAAAAATTTCACCTTTGTAAACCCATCCACACCCGATTCCTGTCCCCAGTGTAAAGATTACCAGATTGTCGCAATTTTGTCCTTTTCCAAAATAGTATTCTCCCAAGGAAAAACAATTCGCATCGTTATTCATGAATACAGGCAGATTGAATTTGTTTTGGATTGTAAAAGACAACATTACATTTTCCAAGTTGATAAGATTTGCAGATCTTAGAATGATTCCCTTGTCCATGTCAATTGGGCCCGGAGTCCCAATTCCGATTTTTTCAAAGGATTCTTTTTTTTGAATGGAAGTGATCAATTGCAATAAAGATTCTAAAAATTCTGAGTTAGACCAATTTCTATTCGTGTCAATTTTTTCTTCCGCGTAAATTTTTCCTGATGAGTCGATGATACTTCCTCGGATACTTCCACCACCTATATCAATACCTAAAACTTTTTTCATTTAATTACTTTTGTAAACTGACCATCTCTCATCTCATAAATTGTTTTTGCGTCAAATGCTAATTTCATATCGTGCGTAACAAGTAGTATCGTCAAGCCTTTCTGGTTATAATCTCGAAACAAGTTTCTGACAAGACCGCTATTTTCCGGATCCAAGTCTCCCGACGGCTCATCGGCAAAAAGAATTTCCGGATTATTAATGAGAGACCTTGCTATGGCTGCTTTTTGTATTTGCCCTCCTGAAAGTTTTCTTGGAAGTTTATCTGCAAATTTTGTCAGCTCAAGCATATACAGGAGATAGTCACATTTTTTTTCATATTCGGTTGAATCGTATTTTTTAGAAAAAAGCGTGGGTAAAAGTATATTTTCTCGAATAGTCAGGTTTGGGATAAGCTCGCTAAATTGAAAGATTAGTCCAATCTCATTGGATCGGAATTTCAGGAGTTTTGAATTTGAGAATGTGGATAATTTTTCATTATTAAAAATTACTTCTCCAGAGCTTGGTTTTAGCATTCCGGTCAATAGAGAAAGAAGTGTAGTTTTTCCTGAGCCGGAGGGACCTACAATCGCCACATAGTCCGATTCATTTACGTCAAAAGAAATAGAATTTACAACTGTATTTTTATCATAGCTTTTTGAAAGATTACTTACTCTGAAAATCATTTTTGTTTCCTGATAGATTCATAAGGGTCGATTGATGTAAAATAGAAAGACAACGGCAGTGAAACAGAAACACTTCCCAGAATTGAAAAAATCATAGTGCGTAAAAATGCGACCCCTAAGCTGAAAAAGTTAAAATCTGTATTCAGAAAAAATATTACAAGAAGAAAGAAACTGAAAAAATAGGAAAGAATAAAATAGAGTAATTCTTTGCAGAGTGTCAATAAAATAATTCCAAGCCGATTTGTACCGATAGCGAGCATGATACCGGTATCTGATATAGAGTGGATGATTCTTGATCCGGATAGAAGCCCGGAAATTCCTATTGCAAAGAGTATGTTTGAATAGTACAAAGTTTTACTTATGTGCAAACTCGAATTTATATTGCCGACGAAATGCAAAGTTTCAAAATTTATGGTAATATAAAAAAATAGAGCCGTATTCAATAATATATTGAATACAAAAAAGAATTTTTCTCGGATAATTAGAGCGATTGAGAAGTATAGTACATTAAATTTACCCATTCTATTTTCATTATCGGTTTATGGAAAGTTAAGAGTTAGCGTGCTTAATAAAAACTGAAAACCCTTTTTTTTCTCTGAATAATCCCTATAAACCCCAAAGAAAATTATAAGAATTGCTTTTTAATGGGGGGTTTTATTGCATATTAGAAAAAAAAATTTAAAAATAGCCGATAATATTTAAAAGGTGTTATGATTTTTTTTGTAATTATTGCGGTTGCTGTTATTTTACTTTTTGCTGCATTTTTTTTATTTTTTGAGTCTAAAAAAGATATTACAGAAAAGGCATTGGCTCTTGCTGCCATCGGGAATTTTCTTGATGCGAGAGCAATGGTAAGAGATCATTTAGAAAGTTCACCCGGAAGCGTAAAATCTTTGTATGTAATGGCGAAGATTTATTCTATGGAAGGGGATTATTTGAGTGAGGCAAGTTATTTAGAAAAAATTAAGAAAATCGGACGATACGAAAAAGAATTTCCTGAGATCACGATATGCAATAGAATTGCGGATATTTATTATAATCTCGATATGTTCGAAGAGGCTTTTTTTTATTATTTGGATAGCCTGCAAGCAGATCCGACAGATCCAGAAGCGTTGATTCGATTGGGATTTATGGCATTAGGTCAAAAAGATTTTCAGATAGCGGATGTATTTTTAAAAAAATTAAATTCTTCTTCAACTCAAATTCCTTCTTACTTTATTGCCAAAGGAATAATCAAAGCCAATCAAGGTAGGGAGGGAGTTTTTCAGGATTTTGAAAGAGCATACCAGTTGGATCGGACTTCTACTGTATCAGGTTTTTTGTTTGCAGTGAGTGCTGCAAAGGAAGGAAAAAATGACACAGCAATCGAGGTCGCAAACAAGGTTGTAGAAAATATTGAAGATGAGTTTATTCGCTATACCTTGTTTCAATTTATTATGACTCAATTTTTTCTGAAAGAAGATTATTCTTCGGCAGCAAAACATGCAAGACTTTGTGTAGAAATAGCAAAGCTCAATGGTTGGAAACACGAGACTACTGATTCTAACTTTTATTTAGCTATGTCTTTAATTGCACAAAATAAAATGGATGAGGCTTCCGATCCTTTAATAGATGCAGAGTCTGATAGAATGGACGATACGGAAATTATAGAGCTTGCAAATTATAAATACAAAGTAGAAAATGGAGATATTAATCTTTGGGAATTTGGGACAGACGGTTACGATTTAAAAAAGGAAATTCAAGGAGCTTTCGATAAAAATTTTTCAAACGAAAGATACTACGAACTTTCCGGCTTGAGGTCACAAGATACTTTTAATATTCGAGGTATCGTAAACGAAGAAGGAAAAAAAATCACAAATCAGATAGGTTTAATCGGTGTAGATAAACTAACCAGATTCAATTCGTTAAAAGGTACTGCGTTTAAAAATACTTGCGTAAGAATTATTATGGCTTTAAATTATAGGGTGAGCCGAGAGATTCCGTATTTAGAAAATGATGGTGCAAACTATATTGGGTCAAATATTTCTGATCGAGATTTGAAGGCTCTATTTAGAATCAGAAAATGGAGAAATGTAAAAATATCAGACGTTTTTTTAAGAGACCTTTTAAGTGCAGTAAATGATCTAAGCGTCGAGAAAGGATTTATCATTGGTTCTGCAGAATTAACTCCGGGTGCAAAAAAAGTATTTTCTTCAAACCCCGATCAAATAGTCATCGTGAATGGGAAGGAATTGGACGATATTCTTGAAAAAGCTCTACGTTAGTATTTTTTCTGTAACAATTCTTTTTTGTTCTTCGATAAAAAATATTCGTGTAACTCAAACCGATAAAAATTTTTTTAAAATCCCGGTGAAAGTTTCCAGAGTGTATATCATTGAAAAAAATCCACCAAAAAATTCTAGTGAAGAAATCCGGAGGATAATAGATGAATTAGTGAATTCAACAATCAAGAAAGACATATCGATATTGCCGAGCTTTGTTTATAAAGAGAAAGGGATTTACTTGGATTTAAAAGGTTTGTGGACTTACGATGAATTGGTAAAAGAAGTAGAAAGAGAGGATTCTTATTTTTCGATATTTTTTTTTGATACTGAAAAATTAAAAAAGCACAAAAAGTCAGATGAGGTGCAAACCGTAAGAGACTTACTTCTTATTTCCAAAGGATTAGAATTGGATCTATTTTTTGAATCTTCAAACTCTTGTGAAGTAAAAGTTCGATTTTCTTCTCCGAACAAATTAGAAAGAGAACTAAATAATCCTTATTTTATTTTTGAAAATGGAAAGTGGTATGTATTTCGATTGTTTTGATATAAAAAGTTGTAATCCTATTTTCAATTTTTATTTTCTGGAGCAACCGGGTTTAGCATCTGAGTTTTCTTTTCGGACTCTATTTCCCAGCCGTAGTCTGTACCCATAGAAATTATTTTTCCGCAATTATACTCATCGAATTTATTTTTTTTGCAAATAGAATAGAATTTCTCTTCTGAGCATTTTTCTACTCTTCTATCGTAAGCATCTTTAGATTCTTTTCCAGATTGAAGGAGTTTCATGCATTGAAACATTTCTGACATTCCTTCACTATAAATTTTTTTAACTTCACTTAAGTTTGAATTTTGATTTTTTTGAAAATATTTCCACTCCCATTGAAGAAAGATATGGGCTTGGATTATATCATCTAAGTACTTTACCGACAGATTATTTTTTTTGAATAATTCTTCTCTTTCTTTAACCCTGCAATCTATGATTTTTTTATCTCGGATTTCTTTTTTTTCGGAAGATTCGGAAAATTTTAGAGAACAGTTTCTTTGGAGTTCGTCCAAGTCTATTCCAATTTTTTCCAAAGAGCTGATTGATAGTTTAAACTCGGTGCTGATTTTTTGAATTTTTTCCTCCATCTCTAAAATTTTTGGGTCTTTTTCTTTCTTATTACAATTCAAGATTGTCAAACTAAGAAGGAGGATGGGTATTGCTAAAAAAGAGTAGGAGGAGAAAACTTTCTTCATCTATTTGTCCTGCTGTAAATTTCTTTGATTGGCTTTCCCATTCTTTCTCTTTTACCGTAGATAAATTTTAAATGATCATCTAAGTGGGAAGAGCAAAAATCAACAATTTTTTTTAGAGGTTGGGGCCCTTTTACAGAATGGATTCCTGTCTTCTCAAAATCAGATTCGCTTAGTCTATCTAGTATATAAACTGTAGATTTTCTGTTTAGGTCAAATAAAATAGCAGATTCTCCTGCAGACTGCTCGCTGTAGTATAATTTTTTTGCCCACTCAGATTCGTCTGCTTTGATTAGCGCAGGCTCTTTTTCTGTTATGATTCTTTTTATTCTTTCGGAAAATAGTAAATCTGTATCTGTAATATGAATGACTACTTGATTCGTATTCCAGTCACCCGGCCCCGGTGTTTTTAAAAAATCTTCGCTCGATAGTCCCGATATGGAATAACTAAGAAGCCCAATTCCTTTTCTATAATTTTCTATAAGTTCTTTCATTTTGTATTTCCTTAAAATAAATAGAATTCGTAAACAGTCGATTGAAGTAATAGCAAGTAGAAAATTCTTTTTTCTTTTTACAATCACTTTTTTATAATTTTATTTACCATAGTTAGACTAATAGAAAATAAGAAAAAATAAAGAAAAAATTGAAAAATTGAATTTCCAAATTGAGTAAGATTTAACTTATTGAAAGATATGAACGTTCAATTTAAAGCACTCGATTATACTAAAGATGATGACTTTGAAGAAGCCGAGTATGAGTTTCATGGCGACAAAGATACCGGTTGGGAAATTAAAAGAAATGGTAAACTCTATTTGCAACTCGGCAAAGGCTATGAAGTTTTAAAAACAAAATATTGTGGTGTATGCTCTACAGATTTAGATAGAAGATTTTTACCTTTCCCGCTTCCTCAAGTAACGGGACACGAGGTAGTAACTGAAAGTTTAGACGGTAAAGAAAAATTTGTAGTAGAGATAAACGATACAGGTATAGCAAGAGGAGACTTAGACTTAGATAGTTTTTGTATTGCAGGAATTCCGACTCATAGTCCTACAAGAATGGTTTTAGGAATAGACAGACTCCCCGGTGGGTTTGGAAAATATATACTCGCTCCAAAAAATGCGATCGTCCCCTTTTCTAAAATTTCTTCTGAAGAGGCAGTTTTAATCGAGCCGTTTGCAGCGGCTCTTCAAGCAGTTACTTCTTCTCCTCCAAGGAGTGGGGATAGTGTAGCTGTGCTTGGTCCAAGAAGGCTTGGTGGGCTTTTGCTATTAGCACTACAGGCTTATAGAAAAAGCTCTAAAATTGATTTTTCTATTTCTGCAATAGTCAGGCACGATCACTTAGTTGACTTAGCCAAAAATCTTGGTGCAGACGAAATTGTAGATTTAAGAAAAATTCATCCGGAAGTTATTAGAGAAAAATTTGATATAGTCTATGACACTACAAGCACTCCTTCCGGCTTTGAGTTTGCAATTCAATTAGCAAAAAGAGAAGTCCATCTGAAATCAACAAACGGTCAGGAAGTTCTGGGCTTAAAAAAACTAACAGAGATGGTGGTAGATGAAATATCTATATTGCCATACTCAATAGAAAATTTAAAGTTCAAGTGGGAGAATGAGAAAAAGGAAAACTCTAAAATCTATATTTCTC from Leptospiraceae bacterium encodes:
- a CDS encoding DUF2779 domain-containing protein, whose product is MSFYRCEVSAWIGVQNNNFKTYNNRKFHTSSSEYRQIRRVLQQLYPGGKEVRYAKSIEESIFVTSKYLKKRIPVYSASLGKDELFSNFDLLIPSKNSDSWSIVSVKSQVSFKKENLTELAYQKLVAEKFGLNIEDVLLYTINSDYFYRKKIEVHKIFIKNSLIKKIDGEFQNAIEICNKYFQTIHSKTLPQNLETCKTPIGCSNKDICFPDLKDGNVFDLREGKSLSKELYKSGIIYLKDIPSETELTHKQLVQVQCERTGKEHIKIENIERFCRDITYPLYFLDFETINPAIPLFKKSKPFQHIPTQFSLHVKLSKESPLLHHSFLLRNKKDPRKKILKHLEKLISSTGKIIVYDAVFERRCLNESVELYPEFKDWWEKVSKNIIDISLPFKSFHYYNPIQKGHASLKAVLPALTGLDYNSLVIHNGGEANQEFYKYLTTKMSWLEKKKLRQNMEEYCKMDTYALVEILNSLEKLLI
- a CDS encoding histidine triad nucleotide-binding protein, which produces MSECIFCKIVEKKITATILYEDELMIAFRDINPVAPDHILFIPKKHIESFGHFTEKEETLIGKFSVRIAKFAKEKGFDKKGYRIVTNIGAEAGQTVFHLHYHLLAGRNFEWPPG
- a CDS encoding ROK family protein, whose protein sequence is MKKVLGIDIGGGSIRGSIIDSSGKIYAEEKIDTNRNWSNSEFLESLLQLITSIQKKESFEKIGIGTPGPIDMDKGIILRSANLINLENVMLSFTIQNKFNLPVFMNNDANCFSLGEYYFGKGQNCDNLVIFTLGTGIGCGWVYKGEIFNGYKGNGMESGHCTIVINGALCGCGQRGCAESYFSARGFLSRYKEKTGSEIESARAFFELVRKKDPVAVEILSFGTMVLAELLRNTIHSVNPKKIILVGGLTKSWDLFGENLIERVKEIVFPVFLDYTTIETGSGLSSTYGAASLCFKGEQI
- a CDS encoding ABC transporter ATP-binding protein; translated protein: MIFRVSNLSKSYDKNTVVNSISFDVNESDYVAIVGPSGSGKTTLLSLLTGMLKPSSGEVIFNNEKLSTFSNSKLLKFRSNEIGLIFQFSELIPNLTIRENILLPTLFSKKYDSTEYEKKCDYLLYMLELTKFADKLPRKLSGGQIQKAAIARSLINNPEILFADEPSGDLDPENSGLVRNLFRDYNQKGLTILLVTHDMKLAFDAKTIYEMRDGQFTKVIK
- a CDS encoding restriction endonuclease, with the translated sequence MIFFVIIAVAVILLFAAFFLFFESKKDITEKALALAAIGNFLDARAMVRDHLESSPGSVKSLYVMAKIYSMEGDYLSEASYLEKIKKIGRYEKEFPEITICNRIADIYYNLDMFEEAFFYYLDSLQADPTDPEALIRLGFMALGQKDFQIADVFLKKLNSSSTQIPSYFIAKGIIKANQGREGVFQDFERAYQLDRTSTVSGFLFAVSAAKEGKNDTAIEVANKVVENIEDEFIRYTLFQFIMTQFFLKEDYSSAAKHARLCVEIAKLNGWKHETTDSNFYLAMSLIAQNKMDEASDPLIDAESDRMDDTEIIELANYKYKVENGDINLWEFGTDGYDLKKEIQGAFDKNFSNERYYELSGLRSQDTFNIRGIVNEEGKKITNQIGLIGVDKLTRFNSLKGTAFKNTCVRIIMALNYRVSREIPYLENDGANYIGSNISDRDLKALFRIRKWRNVKISDVFLRDLLSAVNDLSVEKGFIIGSAELTPGAKKVFSSNPDQIVIVNGKELDDILEKALR
- a CDS encoding DinB family protein, which produces MKELIENYRKGIGLLSYSISGLSSEDFLKTPGPGDWNTNQVVIHITDTDLLFSERIKRIITEKEPALIKADESEWAKKLYYSEQSAGESAILFDLNRKSTVYILDRLSESDFEKTGIHSVKGPQPLKKIVDFCSSHLDDHLKFIYGKRERMGKPIKEIYSRTNR
- a CDS encoding alcohol dehydrogenase catalytic domain-containing protein, with protein sequence MNVQFKALDYTKDDDFEEAEYEFHGDKDTGWEIKRNGKLYLQLGKGYEVLKTKYCGVCSTDLDRRFLPFPLPQVTGHEVVTESLDGKEKFVVEINDTGIARGDLDLDSFCIAGIPTHSPTRMVLGIDRLPGGFGKYILAPKNAIVPFSKISSEEAVLIEPFAAALQAVTSSPPRSGDSVAVLGPRRLGGLLLLALQAYRKSSKIDFSISAIVRHDHLVDLAKNLGADEIVDLRKIHPEVIREKFDIVYDTTSTPSGFEFAIQLAKREVHLKSTNGQEVLGLKKLTEMVVDEISILPYSIENLKFKWENEKKENSKIYISPNVKIDSLPQGYTEYRLSFEEAVKVLHSPEFSGRLPRFDLAIASNTDEIDKILRPSKEDENSILRPRGAILFQGEPKDNSLLKFLSYGKSLRSSRCGDFHLSVKLLEENPDIAKKLSKTMITHKFSPRELKKAFLVARDPSSVKVVIRHD